In Pantoea cypripedii, the following proteins share a genomic window:
- a CDS encoding PLP-dependent aminotransferase family protein: MNTFDLSTLLLAPLRCDDALTLQQQLFQRIRQAILAGKLPAGTRLPATRQLAAELQVSRNTVIAVWAQLQAEGFLTSDRQGSRVSPIAQLPQPSPDPANATEIRVASRVTQLRSSHRTLNQEMALRPGIPALSHFPLAQWRRAFNRVMLHQPQALMGYGDPLGERTLREALAQHLALARGVRCTPEQIVITEGAQQALSLCVLLLSNPGETGWVEEPGYRGAKAAMRAGDMRIEPVAVDAQGLAPQPEDWQQRPPRLIYTTPTHQYPTGVVMSASRRLTLLAAATEHQAWIIEDDYDSDFRYSGEPIAAMQGMAPQTPVIYVGSFSKTLFPALRLGFMVLPAQLVPHLRPALHELLRGGNRPEQQALAHFLRSGDFSRHLSKMRRLYRQRQATLRAALMQQFGAKVPLLGGECGMHLVMQLPASLADITLVDQLIKTGYAPGALSGFYLGEEKQQGLVLGYGNTSTSQIGNAVAQLARLLSL; this comes from the coding sequence ATGAACACCTTTGATCTCAGCACCCTGCTCCTGGCCCCATTGCGTTGCGACGATGCCTTAACCCTGCAACAACAGCTTTTTCAGCGCATTCGCCAGGCGATTCTGGCCGGTAAGCTGCCAGCAGGGACACGCCTGCCCGCCACGCGTCAGCTGGCGGCGGAACTACAGGTTTCGCGTAACACGGTCATTGCCGTCTGGGCGCAGCTACAGGCGGAAGGTTTTCTCACCAGCGATCGCCAGGGCAGCCGTGTCAGCCCCATTGCGCAGTTACCGCAGCCCTCCCCTGACCCGGCAAACGCCACAGAAATAAGGGTAGCCTCACGCGTGACACAGCTGCGTTCCTCTCACCGCACGCTGAACCAGGAGATGGCACTGCGACCCGGTATCCCCGCATTATCGCACTTCCCACTGGCCCAGTGGCGACGGGCTTTTAATCGCGTGATGCTGCATCAACCGCAGGCGCTGATGGGCTACGGTGATCCTCTTGGCGAGCGAACATTACGTGAGGCGCTGGCGCAGCATCTTGCTCTGGCGCGGGGTGTACGCTGCACGCCCGAGCAAATTGTTATCACTGAAGGCGCACAACAGGCCCTGTCATTGTGCGTACTATTGTTGAGTAATCCGGGTGAGACTGGCTGGGTAGAGGAACCGGGCTATCGTGGGGCCAAAGCTGCCATGCGCGCGGGCGATATGCGTATCGAACCGGTCGCCGTTGATGCCCAGGGGCTGGCACCACAACCCGAAGACTGGCAGCAGCGCCCGCCACGTCTGATCTACACCACCCCGACCCACCAGTATCCCACCGGCGTGGTGATGAGTGCCTCACGCCGTCTGACGCTACTGGCTGCCGCCACAGAGCATCAGGCGTGGATCATTGAGGACGACTACGACAGCGATTTTCGTTACAGCGGCGAACCGATTGCAGCGATGCAGGGTATGGCTCCGCAGACGCCGGTCATCTACGTGGGATCGTTCAGTAAAACGCTGTTTCCTGCCCTGCGCCTGGGCTTTATGGTGCTGCCCGCACAGCTGGTCCCCCATTTACGCCCCGCGCTGCATGAACTGCTGCGTGGTGGCAACCGTCCGGAGCAGCAGGCGCTGGCGCACTTCCTGCGCAGTGGCGATTTCAGCCGTCACCTGAGCAAGATGCGCCGTCTGTATCGTCAACGCCAGGCCACCCTGCGCGCGGCCTTGATGCAACAATTCGGGGCTAAGGTGCCGTTACTCGGCGGAGAATGTGGGATGCATCTGGTGATGCAGCTACCAGCATCCCTCGCGGATATCACGCTGGTCGATCAACTGATAAAAACGGGTTATGCACCGGGTGCGTTATCGGGATTTTATCTGGGGGAGGAGAAACAGCAGGGGCTGGTGCTGGGATATGGCAACACCAGCACCAGTCAGATTGGCAATGCAGTGGCGCAGTTAGCGCGCTTACTTAGCCTTTGA
- a CDS encoding GNAT family N-acetyltransferase — protein sequence MSQNTNAYGQPVGFALPDWQPRPWPEFMTFTGDYCRLEPLSAERHGQALYAAYAQTGDGRDWTYMFAEPFATEEAYLAYARQIENGRDPMHFAVIDRQTNQAVGTLALMRIEPNHGVLEIGHVAFSPLLKQTRMATEAHFLLMRYAFEQLGYRRYEWKCDSCNQPSRKAALRLGFQLEGIFRQVIVYKGRSRDTCWFSIIDSEWPQVKQGFERWLAADNFTPEGTQRNRLEALRQAS from the coding sequence ATGTCTCAAAACACCAATGCTTACGGACAACCGGTGGGCTTTGCGCTGCCAGACTGGCAACCGCGCCCTTGGCCGGAATTTATGACTTTTACCGGTGACTATTGCCGTCTAGAACCGCTCAGTGCGGAACGCCATGGCCAGGCGTTATATGCCGCCTATGCGCAAACCGGAGATGGACGGGACTGGACTTATATGTTTGCAGAACCCTTCGCTACTGAAGAGGCTTATCTGGCTTATGCGCGTCAGATCGAGAATGGACGCGATCCGATGCATTTTGCGGTAATTGACCGGCAAACTAACCAGGCGGTAGGTACCCTGGCGCTGATGCGTATCGAACCCAATCATGGTGTGCTTGAAATCGGGCATGTGGCATTTTCCCCCTTGCTGAAGCAAACACGTATGGCGACCGAAGCGCATTTTTTACTGATGCGTTATGCGTTTGAGCAGCTGGGCTATCGTCGTTATGAATGGAAATGTGATAGCTGTAATCAACCCTCACGCAAAGCGGCGCTGCGGCTGGGCTTCCAGCTTGAAGGGATTTTTCGTCAGGTCATTGTCTACAAAGGCCGCAGCCGGGATACCTGTTGGTTTTCCATTATTGACAGTGAGTGGCCGCAGGTGAAACAGGGATTTGAACGCTGGCTGGCGGCGGATAACTTTACCCCTGAAGGTACGCAGCGCAACCGGCTGGAGGCGCTGCGTCAGGCTAGCTGA
- a CDS encoding APC family permease translates to MASSGLKQKLGLVDLSLLGIGSMIGSGWLYAALNSSGYAGSNTGWAWVLGAVIVLMIGLVYAELSSALPRAGGFVRYPNYSHGNIVGFVIGVSSLLAYTSTAGVEVEAVRQYAIYWWPALGHADGSPTGLGFAVQIGLLVAFFLLNYWSVSFFGRVNTIVTTFKFIVPLLTIGTLLLYFHAPNLDVPPAPPGGAHGVFSSLTGAGIVFAYLGFRQAVDFASEAKNPQRNVPLAIGIAIAVSFVIYLALQYAFMGAVPGDLLSQHGWAGLKQVFQSPYADLARSLGLTWLINLILIDAVISPAGTGNIYLAGAARVLFAWARNGHLFKVFGEVDAKSGVPRGALWLSLLLAIVWTLPSEFQVWGGLIGAVTSATVFTYMPGPVTLGAFRNHLPDMQRPFRLPVAAILSPLAFVASTLLIYWSGWSVNEILIPILIIAWIGYAIFGKKNSQFSSDLQCAWWLLAYYIAVMVISMLGTYGGSGVISAPLDMVLVIVASLVCYFWGVKASLSVPAITDEEDETPSSGNSVSGKYAHN, encoded by the coding sequence ATGGCGTCAAGTGGACTGAAACAGAAATTGGGGCTGGTCGATCTGTCGTTACTTGGCATTGGATCGATGATCGGATCCGGCTGGCTTTATGCGGCGCTTAACAGCTCAGGTTATGCAGGTAGTAACACCGGTTGGGCATGGGTGTTAGGGGCGGTCATTGTGCTGATGATCGGCCTGGTCTATGCCGAGCTATCATCGGCCCTGCCGCGTGCGGGTGGCTTTGTGCGCTATCCCAACTATTCCCATGGCAACATCGTCGGCTTTGTTATTGGCGTCAGCTCACTGCTGGCCTACACCAGTACTGCCGGGGTCGAAGTGGAAGCGGTACGACAATATGCCATCTACTGGTGGCCCGCGCTCGGTCATGCTGACGGCAGCCCAACCGGACTCGGTTTTGCCGTACAGATTGGCCTGCTGGTGGCATTTTTCCTGCTTAACTACTGGAGCGTCAGCTTCTTTGGCCGCGTAAATACCATTGTGACCACTTTCAAATTCATCGTGCCGCTGCTGACCATCGGCACGCTGCTGCTTTATTTCCATGCGCCAAACCTCGATGTCCCACCGGCTCCCCCTGGCGGCGCGCATGGCGTGTTCAGCTCGCTGACCGGCGCAGGTATCGTGTTTGCCTACCTCGGTTTTCGCCAGGCAGTGGATTTCGCCAGTGAAGCCAAAAACCCGCAGCGCAATGTACCGCTGGCAATCGGCATCGCAATTGCCGTGAGTTTCGTGATTTATCTGGCACTGCAATACGCCTTTATGGGCGCGGTACCTGGTGATTTGTTATCGCAGCATGGCTGGGCTGGGCTGAAGCAGGTATTCCAGTCGCCGTATGCCGATCTGGCACGCAGCCTTGGCCTGACCTGGCTGATTAACCTGATCCTGATTGATGCGGTGATTTCACCGGCCGGGACCGGCAACATCTACCTGGCCGGTGCCGCACGCGTGCTGTTTGCCTGGGCGCGCAATGGCCATCTGTTCAAAGTGTTTGGCGAAGTGGATGCGAAATCCGGCGTACCGCGTGGTGCACTGTGGCTGTCGCTGCTGCTGGCTATCGTCTGGACGCTGCCATCAGAGTTTCAGGTGTGGGGAGGTCTGATTGGCGCAGTGACCTCAGCAACCGTATTCACCTATATGCCCGGTCCGGTAACGCTGGGCGCCTTCCGTAATCATCTGCCAGATATGCAACGCCCATTCCGCCTGCCGGTCGCCGCCATTCTCAGCCCGCTGGCGTTTGTTGCCAGTACCCTGCTGATTTACTGGAGCGGCTGGTCGGTGAATGAAATCCTCATCCCGATACTGATTATTGCCTGGATTGGTTACGCCATTTTTGGCAAGAAAAACAGCCAGTTCAGCAGTGATTTACAATGCGCCTGGTGGCTGCTGGCCTATTACATTGCGGTGATGGTGATTTCCATGCTGGGTACTTACGGTGGCAGCGGGGTGATTAGCGCGCCACTGGATATGGTCCTGGTGATTGTCGCCTCACTGGTTTGCTATTTCTGGGGAGTGAAAGCCAGCCTGTCAGTTCCCGCCATCACCGATGAAGAGGACGAAACCCCGTCATCAGGCAATAGCGTCAGCGGAAAATACGCACACAATTAA
- the opgB gene encoding phosphatidylglycerol--membrane-oligosaccharide glycerophosphotransferase codes for MSELISVVLFLAAIAVYSYKAGRNKFWFVLILILLTLFIVLNTTLYASNYFTGDGINDAVLYTLTNSLTGAGISKYVVPGIGVIIALFLLFCLLSWLLRRRKQQHHLGWSLLAIACAAGSVQTTPAFRQVKDLIVSHNRQADSDFETYYKTPKSAIAEPKLNLVYIYGESLERTYFNEQTFPGLAPELSREKDQSLDFSNTEQLPGTDYTIAGMVGSQCGIPLFAPFQDNASAALSSFFPQNVCLGDILKNSGYENWFIQGADLRFAGKDTFLKSHGFDPAHMYGAQELKDRVADPNYRNNWGYYDDTVMDEVFKKFEELSSQQKRFALFTLTVDTHHPDGFISRTCEHKSYSYDGKPNQSFSAVACSQEHVARLIERIKASPWFKNTIIVVTSDHLAMNNTAHQYLIQQPRHDLFMVIRGDQPEAKVIDGKRSTLDNGATVLDILGGDKAIGLGRSGLSSPSLSAQFDNMAQKVLAWKPDIIQLWNFPSKLDAFTIDQQKGTFSFSGTTFRLPILFRVGDKRVEPLPEGEYSAPLRYQLADFAAADKFVWVDRCFKMARLWQPELALSGDLCVAMGQMGGQPSVARIDKPVWKGKATFPQTTLSDAQYQHNEQQIRIEDNAIRYSADSFMLNVPGAPQNIKSFTGISRPELWGRWSNANLAPEVNIEYVDPLPGRFDVVITARAFGPNAHRPIPVRVGDQQQEITLGDDLSTTTLHFTNPGGSHNLIISPPEPQLSNVGNIIGQDPRKLGIGMVDIKIIPQPQS; via the coding sequence TTGTCCGAACTCATATCGGTTGTACTTTTTTTGGCTGCAATCGCAGTCTATTCCTACAAAGCCGGGCGAAATAAGTTCTGGTTTGTCCTGATTTTGATTTTGCTTACCCTGTTTATCGTGCTGAATACCACACTGTATGCCAGCAACTATTTTACCGGTGACGGCATCAATGACGCGGTACTCTATACCCTGACCAACAGCCTGACCGGTGCGGGTATCAGCAAATACGTGGTGCCTGGCATCGGCGTTATCATTGCGCTGTTTTTGCTGTTCTGCCTGCTCTCCTGGCTGTTGCGCCGCCGTAAACAGCAGCATCATCTTGGCTGGAGTCTGCTGGCTATCGCCTGCGCTGCGGGTTCGGTACAAACCACCCCGGCATTTCGTCAGGTCAAAGATTTGATCGTCTCCCATAACCGCCAGGCGGATTCCGACTTCGAGACCTATTACAAAACACCAAAATCGGCCATTGCCGAGCCAAAGCTCAATCTGGTCTACATCTATGGCGAAAGTCTGGAACGGACTTACTTTAATGAACAAACCTTTCCTGGACTGGCTCCCGAACTGAGCCGGGAAAAAGATCAAAGCCTGGATTTCAGCAACACCGAGCAACTGCCTGGTACTGATTACACTATTGCCGGGATGGTCGGCTCACAGTGTGGTATCCCGCTGTTTGCGCCATTCCAGGATAACGCCTCTGCGGCGCTCTCCAGTTTCTTCCCACAGAATGTTTGCCTTGGCGATATCCTGAAAAACTCAGGTTATGAAAACTGGTTTATTCAGGGGGCGGATTTACGCTTCGCCGGTAAAGACACCTTCCTGAAATCACATGGTTTTGATCCAGCCCATATGTATGGTGCGCAGGAACTGAAAGACCGTGTGGCCGATCCTAACTATCGTAATAACTGGGGTTATTACGATGACACCGTGATGGATGAGGTATTTAAAAAGTTTGAGGAGCTGTCAAGCCAGCAAAAACGCTTCGCGCTCTTTACCCTGACGGTTGATACACACCACCCGGATGGCTTTATTTCCCGCACCTGTGAACATAAAAGCTATAGCTATGACGGTAAACCTAACCAGTCATTCAGCGCCGTCGCCTGTTCACAGGAACATGTGGCACGCCTGATTGAACGCATCAAAGCCTCGCCCTGGTTTAAGAACACCATCATTGTGGTGACGTCCGACCATCTGGCCATGAACAACACCGCCCATCAATATCTGATCCAGCAACCGCGTCATGACCTGTTTATGGTGATTCGTGGCGATCAGCCTGAGGCAAAAGTGATCGACGGTAAACGGAGCACGCTGGATAACGGTGCCACCGTGCTGGATATTCTCGGCGGCGATAAGGCCATTGGCCTGGGTCGCAGTGGCCTCAGCAGCCCTTCGCTGTCGGCCCAGTTTGATAACATGGCGCAGAAGGTGCTGGCGTGGAAACCGGATATCATTCAGCTGTGGAATTTCCCCAGCAAGCTTGATGCTTTCACCATCGATCAGCAGAAAGGAACCTTTAGTTTCTCCGGAACCACCTTCAGGCTGCCGATTCTCTTCCGTGTCGGAGATAAACGCGTGGAGCCGCTGCCAGAAGGCGAGTATTCCGCCCCGCTACGCTATCAGCTGGCGGACTTTGCCGCTGCGGATAAGTTTGTCTGGGTGGACCGCTGCTTTAAGATGGCGCGTCTGTGGCAGCCCGAGCTGGCGCTGTCCGGCGATCTTTGTGTCGCGATGGGGCAAATGGGGGGCCAGCCGAGTGTGGCCCGTATCGATAAGCCGGTGTGGAAAGGCAAAGCCACCTTCCCGCAAACCACGCTGAGCGACGCGCAGTATCAGCATAACGAGCAGCAGATTCGTATCGAAGACAACGCCATTCGCTACAGCGCCGACAGCTTTATGCTCAACGTGCCAGGCGCACCGCAGAACATAAAAAGTTTCACCGGTATTTCACGCCCGGAACTGTGGGGACGCTGGTCCAACGCCAATCTGGCGCCAGAGGTCAATATTGAATATGTTGACCCGCTGCCAGGCCGTTTTGATGTGGTGATCACCGCACGCGCCTTTGGCCCGAATGCCCATCGTCCGATCCCGGTGCGGGTCGGTGATCAACAGCAGGAAATCACCCTCGGGGATGATCTTTCCACCACCACGCTGCATTTCACCAATCCTGGCGGCAGCCATAATTTAATCATCTCACCGCCGGAACCACAGCTATCCAATGTGGGAAATATTATCGGCCAGGATCCGCGCAAATTAGGTATCGGCATGGTGGATATTAAAATTATTCCCCAGCCGCAGAGTTAA
- a CDS encoding tautomerase family protein codes for MPLLQFDVIQGRSESELRTLLDAAHRAVLTAFKVPARDRYQIVHENKRYQMVFQDTGLGFERSDNLVMVRVYTSPRSEEQKTLFMAELARELQENCGVQGNDLMISFITNNKGDWSFADGEAQYLTGKL; via the coding sequence ATGCCGCTACTCCAGTTCGATGTTATTCAGGGCCGTTCTGAATCAGAATTACGTACACTGCTGGATGCCGCTCACCGCGCCGTCTTAACCGCGTTTAAAGTCCCGGCACGCGATCGTTATCAGATTGTTCACGAGAATAAAAGATATCAGATGGTGTTCCAGGACACAGGCCTCGGTTTTGAGCGCAGTGACAACCTGGTGATGGTGCGGGTGTACACCAGCCCAAGAAGTGAAGAACAGAAAACGCTGTTCATGGCAGAGTTAGCACGCGAGTTGCAGGAAAACTGTGGCGTGCAGGGTAACGACCTGATGATCAGCTTTATTACGAACAACAAAGGTGACTGGAGTTTTGCCGATGGCGAAGCACAGTATCTGACTGGCAAACTCTGA
- a CDS encoding LysR family transcriptional regulator, with product MKEIKTDALWVHLHWLTVLAELGSFTRAAERLDVSKAAMSQKIKELEEMAGVALVLRTTRSVRLTSAGEKLVEELRDPFARIEQSFFSVRDEAGPVRGLVRVSAPVAFARQQLVPIIGDFLREYPQVRLQLDVTDRLVSLGSEGFDLAIRHSQQLPETHVALPLCETHTLLVASPAYLAEYGMPATPQALQQHNCLYYPRGLESPQWRFCQRSDASETVLVRIQGNFATNNSESIRDAALQGLGIAMLPDFSASAALAAGTLQQVLPQWQSVDAFADRLWVVRPYAAQVPRAVTTFIHWLRARFVDG from the coding sequence ATGAAAGAGATAAAAACCGACGCACTTTGGGTGCATCTGCACTGGCTCACGGTGCTGGCCGAGCTGGGGAGTTTTACCCGTGCGGCTGAACGCCTTGACGTTAGCAAGGCGGCGATGAGCCAAAAGATTAAAGAGCTGGAAGAGATGGCGGGAGTGGCGCTGGTGCTGCGGACCACACGCAGCGTGCGCCTCACTTCTGCCGGGGAAAAGCTGGTGGAGGAGTTGCGCGATCCCTTTGCGCGTATTGAGCAAAGTTTTTTCAGCGTGCGTGATGAAGCCGGTCCGGTGCGCGGGCTGGTGCGCGTCAGCGCCCCTGTGGCCTTTGCCCGCCAGCAGCTGGTGCCGATTATCGGCGATTTTTTGCGGGAGTACCCGCAGGTGCGTTTACAGCTGGATGTGACGGATCGGCTGGTATCGCTCGGCAGCGAGGGGTTTGACCTGGCGATTCGCCATAGCCAGCAATTGCCGGAAACCCATGTCGCGCTGCCGCTGTGCGAAACCCATACCTTGCTGGTGGCGTCGCCCGCTTATCTGGCGGAGTACGGTATGCCAGCAACCCCACAGGCGTTGCAGCAGCATAATTGCCTGTATTACCCACGCGGGCTGGAGTCCCCCCAGTGGCGGTTCTGCCAGCGTAGCGATGCCAGTGAAACGGTGCTGGTCAGGATCCAGGGGAATTTTGCCACCAACAATAGCGAATCGATCCGCGATGCCGCTTTGCAGGGCTTAGGGATTGCCATGCTACCGGATTTTAGCGCCAGCGCGGCGCTGGCCGCCGGTACATTGCAGCAGGTACTGCCACAGTGGCAGTCGGTGGATGCGTTTGCCGATCGTTTATGGGTGGTGCGCCCTTATGCGGCTCAGGTGCCACGGGCGGTCACCACCTTTATTCACTGGCTACGCGCGCGCTTTGTTGATGGCTGA
- a CDS encoding glycosyltransferase family 32 protein, which produces MTTKRRQPARMLWQNWQKIAFTSQMLLQKKQLNAVPAPEYDPSEEDNVVLISGKKDLPEIPKIVWMYWEDEYLPASMMLNIQKIRKDNPDHQVHLLHRRNVEEVLPDFVFTSSELTLQQKSEAIRLELLLRYGGISIDCSTLLFEDLSWVHRVHQEQRMDVIGFYCEVSTMNYLSPVMENWFIAAAPNNPYIREWRKQYAPIKHLGGSRFFTELNKRDDYYLLTQKIAEPEQHLCSLAQQAAMREYRRANVYLRKGQANAYFYQRLSGWNSAAFARSVLFQQRPHNPPPVIKLSGNERLHLDFNLRLGNYNRTSLLGELMQPHTPVTLTSPSAINKARA; this is translated from the coding sequence ATGACAACAAAACGCCGACAACCTGCCCGTATGCTGTGGCAAAACTGGCAAAAAATTGCCTTTACCAGCCAGATGTTACTGCAAAAAAAGCAGCTGAATGCCGTACCCGCACCGGAATACGATCCGAGCGAAGAGGATAATGTGGTGTTAATTTCCGGAAAGAAAGATTTGCCGGAAATACCAAAAATAGTCTGGATGTATTGGGAAGATGAATATTTGCCAGCATCAATGATGTTAAATATTCAAAAAATACGTAAGGATAATCCCGATCACCAGGTGCACCTGTTACATCGTCGGAACGTTGAAGAAGTGCTGCCGGATTTTGTCTTTACGTCCTCTGAATTAACTCTGCAACAAAAGAGTGAAGCGATTCGGCTGGAATTATTATTGCGCTACGGTGGAATCAGCATTGATTGCAGCACTTTGCTGTTTGAAGATCTCAGCTGGGTACATCGGGTACATCAGGAACAACGCATGGACGTGATTGGCTTCTATTGTGAAGTCTCGACCATGAATTATCTGTCACCGGTGATGGAAAACTGGTTTATTGCCGCCGCCCCCAATAATCCCTATATCCGTGAGTGGCGAAAACAGTATGCTCCGATTAAACATCTCGGCGGGTCACGTTTCTTCACTGAGCTGAATAAGCGTGATGACTATTATCTGCTGACACAAAAGATTGCCGAGCCGGAGCAGCATTTATGTTCCCTGGCACAGCAGGCCGCGATGCGTGAATACCGTCGGGCGAATGTCTATTTACGCAAAGGCCAGGCGAATGCGTACTTCTATCAGCGTCTGAGCGGGTGGAATAGCGCCGCCTTTGCCCGGTCAGTATTATTTCAGCAGCGCCCACACAATCCGCCGCCGGTGATCAAACTGAGCGGTAATGAGCGACTGCATCTCGACTTTAATCTGCGTCTGGGTAACTACAATCGCACCAGTCTGTTGGGTGAGCTGATGCAACCGCATACGCCAGTCACGCTGACGTCGCCCTCAGCCATCAACAAAGCGCGCGCGTAG
- a CDS encoding histidine phosphatase family protein, with translation MTIILMRHGKPDHPVSGRFTARALADWCEGYDQADICDSPPPRSQAIASLASVIASSPLPRARSSLARLGLQPHAVDAVFSEVAIPLLPFERLHLPLNVWLAMLRLLWLCGYAGHVESMQHARLRACQAADKLIALADSGTVLLVGHGIMNKLIARELRKRGWQAEKHASSRHWSSAIYHRPFI, from the coding sequence ATGACCATCATCCTTATGCGACACGGCAAACCCGACCATCCGGTGAGCGGGCGCTTTACGGCGCGCGCACTGGCCGACTGGTGCGAAGGTTATGATCAGGCTGATATCTGCGATTCACCGCCACCGCGCAGCCAGGCGATTGCCAGCCTCGCCAGCGTGATCGCTTCCAGCCCGCTGCCGCGTGCGCGCTCGTCACTGGCGCGGCTGGGATTGCAGCCCCATGCGGTGGATGCGGTATTTAGCGAGGTCGCCATCCCCCTGCTGCCGTTTGAGCGATTGCATCTGCCGCTGAATGTCTGGCTGGCGATGCTGCGCCTGCTGTGGCTGTGTGGTTACGCCGGGCATGTGGAATCGATGCAACATGCCCGTCTGCGCGCCTGCCAGGCTGCGGACAAGCTGATCGCCCTGGCGGATAGCGGCACCGTGCTGCTGGTCGGCCACGGCATTATGAACAAGCTGATTGCTCGCGAACTGCGTAAGCGTGGCTGGCAGGCCGAAAAACATGCCAGCAGCCGTCACTGGAGCAGCGCCATTTATCACCGCCCCTTTATTTAA
- a CDS encoding MFS transporter yields MTVHHSVSQQRALSSSSAADERLATSAGRKDFWRATLSCWLGTAMEYADFALYGLAAGIIFGDVFFPEASPTMALLSSFATWSVGFIARPIGALLFGWIGDRKGRKVVMITTIILMGASTTLIGFIPSYASIGLWAPACLVLLRFTQGLGAGAELSGGTVMLGEYAPVERRGLVSSVIALGSNSGTLIASLVWLAVVQMDQQSLLAWGWRIPFLSSVLIALVALWLRRHLRETPVFERQQAELNAQRHAQLASPAPADTRSFWQRSRAFWTMVGLRIGENGPSYLAQGFIVGYVAKVLMVDKSVPTTAVFIASLLGFLIIPFAGWLSDRFGRRITYRSFCLLLMFYAWPAFHLLDSREPAVVIPVMVVGMALASLGIFGVQAAWGVEMFGVKHRYTKMAVAKELGSILSGGTAPLVAAALLSFTGHWWAIAVYFTAMATIGFLTTFVAPETRGRDLNLPDDAI; encoded by the coding sequence ATGACGGTACATCACTCCGTTTCGCAACAACGCGCACTGTCTTCTTCTTCGGCCGCTGATGAGCGGCTGGCAACCTCGGCTGGCCGCAAAGATTTCTGGCGTGCCACCTTATCCTGCTGGCTGGGTACGGCGATGGAGTATGCGGATTTCGCACTCTATGGCCTGGCTGCCGGTATCATTTTTGGCGATGTGTTCTTCCCCGAAGCCAGCCCGACCATGGCGCTGCTCTCCAGTTTTGCCACCTGGTCGGTAGGTTTTATTGCCCGCCCGATTGGTGCGCTGCTATTTGGCTGGATTGGCGATCGCAAAGGACGCAAAGTGGTGATGATCACCACCATCATTCTGATGGGGGCCTCAACCACGCTGATCGGTTTTATCCCTTCTTACGCCAGCATTGGCCTGTGGGCACCAGCCTGTCTGGTGCTGCTGCGCTTTACCCAGGGGCTGGGAGCAGGCGCTGAACTCTCTGGCGGCACGGTGATGCTGGGCGAATATGCGCCGGTTGAACGCCGTGGACTGGTGTCATCGGTGATTGCGCTCGGTTCCAACAGCGGTACGCTGATCGCTTCGCTGGTATGGCTGGCGGTGGTGCAGATGGACCAGCAAAGCCTGCTGGCCTGGGGCTGGCGAATTCCCTTCCTCAGCAGCGTGCTGATTGCGCTGGTGGCACTGTGGCTGCGTCGTCATCTGCGCGAAACCCCGGTATTTGAACGCCAGCAAGCCGAGCTGAATGCCCAGCGTCATGCCCAGCTTGCCAGCCCGGCACCTGCTGACACGCGCAGCTTCTGGCAGCGCAGCCGCGCCTTCTGGACCATGGTCGGCCTGCGCATCGGCGAAAACGGTCCTTCTTATCTGGCGCAGGGCTTTATTGTCGGCTATGTGGCGAAAGTGCTGATGGTGGACAAATCGGTGCCCACCACCGCGGTGTTTATCGCCTCCCTGCTGGGTTTCCTGATTATTCCTTTTGCTGGCTGGCTCTCCGACCGCTTTGGTCGTCGCATCACCTATCGCAGTTTTTGTCTGTTGCTGATGTTCTACGCCTGGCCCGCTTTCCATCTGCTCGACAGCCGTGAACCGGCGGTGGTTATCCCGGTGATGGTGGTGGGTATGGCGCTGGCATCACTCGGCATCTTTGGTGTACAGGCGGCCTGGGGCGTCGAGATGTTTGGCGTTAAACATCGTTACACCAAGATGGCGGTGGCGAAGGAGCTGGGGTCTATCCTTTCAGGAGGCACTGCGCCGCTGGTTGCGGCGGCGCTGCTGTCGTTTACCGGTCACTGGTGGGCGATTGCGGTCTACTTTACGGCAATGGCGACCATCGGTTTTCTGACCACCTTTGTGGCACCGGAAACCCGCGGGCGTGACCTGAATCTGCCGGATGATGCCATCTGA